A genomic window from Hirundo rustica isolate bHirRus1 chromosome 14, bHirRus1.pri.v3, whole genome shotgun sequence includes:
- the GABRP gene encoding gamma-aminobutyric acid receptor subunit pi isoform X3 — translation MFCRYFFFFSLCLFLPTQRVLALRATKAWPPTSSCPKQEQTPNSSLSYTFLRSSLGHGSSLHGRGTTFFPGFENLTMGYNKYLRPYFGGEPVQIAMSLDIASISSISESDMDYTTTISLRQRWTDPRLVFHGNKSFTLDARLVELLWVPDTYIVESKRSFLHDVTVGNRLVRLFSNGTVLYALRITTTVACNMDLSKYPMDTQTCRLQLESWGYDESDVTFTWLRGNDSVHGIEKLRLSQYTVERYRTLVSKSQQETGNYPRLILQFELRRNVLYFILETYVPSTLLVMLSWVSFWITLDSVPARTCIGVTTVLSMTTLMIGSRSSLSKTNCFIKAIDVYLGICFSFVFGALVEYAVAHYSSSQKSAAKVPQEGPVNELSDEMEEVNITNILNNSFTSYKQKISFTSIEISSDNVNCSDLTMKSHEKIKCVLRNKMHRIIGFFTIQNPSNVDHYSKLLFPLFFMVVNVFYWAYYLYF, via the exons ATGTTctgcagatattttttcttcttcagtctGTGTCttttccttccaacccaaag ggtcctggcaCTGAGAGCAACAAAGGCTTGGcctcccacctcctcctgcccaaAGCAAGAACAAACTCCTAACTCTTCACTCAGTTACACTTTTCTCAG GAGCTCTCTGGGCCATGGATCCAGCTTGCACGGCAGGGGCACAACATTCTTTCCTGGATTTGAGAACCTCACCATGGGATACAACAAATACCTCCGGCCCTACTTTGGTG gAGAACCCGTACAGATTGCAATGAGTCTGGACATTGCAAGTATTTCTAGTATATCTGAGAGTGACATG GATTACACAACCACCATCTCCCTGCGGCAGCGCTGGACAGATCCTCGGCTGGTCTTCCATGGCAACAAGAGCTTCACGCTGGACGCTCGCCTTGTGGAGTTGCTCTGGGTGCCAGACACCTACATTGTGGAGTCAAAAAGGTCCTTCCTGCATGATGTCACCGTGGGCAACCGCCTCGTCAGGCTGTTCTCTAATGGCACTGTCTTGTACGCCTTAAG AATCACTACTACTGTTGCCTGCAACATGGACCTATCAAAATACCCTATGGACACACAAACATGCCGACTGCAGCTAGAAAGCT GGGGCTACGATGAGAGCGATGTCACCTTCACCTGGCTGAGGGGAAACGACTCCGTGCATGGCATCGAGAAGCTGCGGCTCTCCCAGTACACGGTGGAGCGCTACCGCACCCTGGTCTCCAAGTCACAGCAGGAGACAG GCAATTACCCACGGCTGATATTACAGTTTGAACTGAGAAGAAATGTCCTTTACTTTATTTTGGAGACCTATGTTCCCTCCACTCTTCTTGTCATGTTGTCTTGGGTTTCTTTTTGGATCACACTGGACTCAGTGCCTGCAAGAACCTGCATTG GAGTTACAACAGTGCTTTCTATGACAACTCTGATGATTGGCTCACGAAGTTCACTTTCAAAAACCAACTGTTTCATTAAGGCCATTGATGTTTATCTTGGCATCTGCTTCAGTTTCGTCTTTGGTGCCCTTGTGGAATATGCAGTGGCTCACTATAGCTCATCACAGAAGAGTGCAGCTAAAGTACCACAAGAG GGGCCTGTAAATGAACTGTCTGATGAAATGGAAGAAGTTAACATCACCAACATCCTCAACAACTCCTTCACCAGCTATAAACAGAAAATCAGCTTCACAAGCATTGAAATTTCCAGCGATAATGTTAACTGCAGTGATTTGACCATGAAAAGTCATGAGAAAATCAAGTGTGTCTTGAGAAACAAAATGCACAGGATTATTGGTTTTTTCACAATTCAGAACCCCAGCAATGTGGACCATTACTCCAAattgcttttccctttgtttttcatggtGGTCAATGTATTTTATTGGGCTTATTATCTATATTTTTag
- the GABRP gene encoding gamma-aminobutyric acid receptor subunit pi isoform X2, which translates to MLLQCLETCQERWGSLLHPHLPRHCGCSVEILLCPWDGSHRQAEQIQKKSPDMFCRYFFFFSLCLFLPTQRSSLGHGSSLHGRGTTFFPGFENLTMGYNKYLRPYFGGEPVQIAMSLDIASISSISESDMDYTTTISLRQRWTDPRLVFHGNKSFTLDARLVELLWVPDTYIVESKRSFLHDVTVGNRLVRLFSNGTVLYALRITTTVACNMDLSKYPMDTQTCRLQLESWGYDESDVTFTWLRGNDSVHGIEKLRLSQYTVERYRTLVSKSQQETGNYPRLILQFELRRNVLYFILETYVPSTLLVMLSWVSFWITLDSVPARTCIGVTTVLSMTTLMIGSRSSLSKTNCFIKAIDVYLGICFSFVFGALVEYAVAHYSSSQKSAAKVPQEGPVNELSDEMEEVNITNILNNSFTSYKQKISFTSIEISSDNVNCSDLTMKSHEKIKCVLRNKMHRIIGFFTIQNPSNVDHYSKLLFPLFFMVVNVFYWAYYLYF; encoded by the exons aCAAGCAgagcaaatacagaaaaaatctCCAGACATGTTctgcagatattttttcttcttcagtctGTGTCttttccttccaacccaaag GAGCTCTCTGGGCCATGGATCCAGCTTGCACGGCAGGGGCACAACATTCTTTCCTGGATTTGAGAACCTCACCATGGGATACAACAAATACCTCCGGCCCTACTTTGGTG gAGAACCCGTACAGATTGCAATGAGTCTGGACATTGCAAGTATTTCTAGTATATCTGAGAGTGACATG GATTACACAACCACCATCTCCCTGCGGCAGCGCTGGACAGATCCTCGGCTGGTCTTCCATGGCAACAAGAGCTTCACGCTGGACGCTCGCCTTGTGGAGTTGCTCTGGGTGCCAGACACCTACATTGTGGAGTCAAAAAGGTCCTTCCTGCATGATGTCACCGTGGGCAACCGCCTCGTCAGGCTGTTCTCTAATGGCACTGTCTTGTACGCCTTAAG AATCACTACTACTGTTGCCTGCAACATGGACCTATCAAAATACCCTATGGACACACAAACATGCCGACTGCAGCTAGAAAGCT GGGGCTACGATGAGAGCGATGTCACCTTCACCTGGCTGAGGGGAAACGACTCCGTGCATGGCATCGAGAAGCTGCGGCTCTCCCAGTACACGGTGGAGCGCTACCGCACCCTGGTCTCCAAGTCACAGCAGGAGACAG GCAATTACCCACGGCTGATATTACAGTTTGAACTGAGAAGAAATGTCCTTTACTTTATTTTGGAGACCTATGTTCCCTCCACTCTTCTTGTCATGTTGTCTTGGGTTTCTTTTTGGATCACACTGGACTCAGTGCCTGCAAGAACCTGCATTG GAGTTACAACAGTGCTTTCTATGACAACTCTGATGATTGGCTCACGAAGTTCACTTTCAAAAACCAACTGTTTCATTAAGGCCATTGATGTTTATCTTGGCATCTGCTTCAGTTTCGTCTTTGGTGCCCTTGTGGAATATGCAGTGGCTCACTATAGCTCATCACAGAAGAGTGCAGCTAAAGTACCACAAGAG GGGCCTGTAAATGAACTGTCTGATGAAATGGAAGAAGTTAACATCACCAACATCCTCAACAACTCCTTCACCAGCTATAAACAGAAAATCAGCTTCACAAGCATTGAAATTTCCAGCGATAATGTTAACTGCAGTGATTTGACCATGAAAAGTCATGAGAAAATCAAGTGTGTCTTGAGAAACAAAATGCACAGGATTATTGGTTTTTTCACAATTCAGAACCCCAGCAATGTGGACCATTACTCCAAattgcttttccctttgtttttcatggtGGTCAATGTATTTTATTGGGCTTATTATCTATATTTTTag
- the GABRP gene encoding gamma-aminobutyric acid receptor subunit pi isoform X1: MLLQCLETCQERWGSLLHPHLPRHCGCSVEILLCPWDGSHRQAEQIQKKSPDMFCRYFFFFSLCLFLPTQRVLALRATKAWPPTSSCPKQEQTPNSSLSYTFLRSSLGHGSSLHGRGTTFFPGFENLTMGYNKYLRPYFGGEPVQIAMSLDIASISSISESDMDYTTTISLRQRWTDPRLVFHGNKSFTLDARLVELLWVPDTYIVESKRSFLHDVTVGNRLVRLFSNGTVLYALRITTTVACNMDLSKYPMDTQTCRLQLESWGYDESDVTFTWLRGNDSVHGIEKLRLSQYTVERYRTLVSKSQQETGNYPRLILQFELRRNVLYFILETYVPSTLLVMLSWVSFWITLDSVPARTCIGVTTVLSMTTLMIGSRSSLSKTNCFIKAIDVYLGICFSFVFGALVEYAVAHYSSSQKSAAKVPQEGPVNELSDEMEEVNITNILNNSFTSYKQKISFTSIEISSDNVNCSDLTMKSHEKIKCVLRNKMHRIIGFFTIQNPSNVDHYSKLLFPLFFMVVNVFYWAYYLYF; this comes from the exons aCAAGCAgagcaaatacagaaaaaatctCCAGACATGTTctgcagatattttttcttcttcagtctGTGTCttttccttccaacccaaag ggtcctggcaCTGAGAGCAACAAAGGCTTGGcctcccacctcctcctgcccaaAGCAAGAACAAACTCCTAACTCTTCACTCAGTTACACTTTTCTCAG GAGCTCTCTGGGCCATGGATCCAGCTTGCACGGCAGGGGCACAACATTCTTTCCTGGATTTGAGAACCTCACCATGGGATACAACAAATACCTCCGGCCCTACTTTGGTG gAGAACCCGTACAGATTGCAATGAGTCTGGACATTGCAAGTATTTCTAGTATATCTGAGAGTGACATG GATTACACAACCACCATCTCCCTGCGGCAGCGCTGGACAGATCCTCGGCTGGTCTTCCATGGCAACAAGAGCTTCACGCTGGACGCTCGCCTTGTGGAGTTGCTCTGGGTGCCAGACACCTACATTGTGGAGTCAAAAAGGTCCTTCCTGCATGATGTCACCGTGGGCAACCGCCTCGTCAGGCTGTTCTCTAATGGCACTGTCTTGTACGCCTTAAG AATCACTACTACTGTTGCCTGCAACATGGACCTATCAAAATACCCTATGGACACACAAACATGCCGACTGCAGCTAGAAAGCT GGGGCTACGATGAGAGCGATGTCACCTTCACCTGGCTGAGGGGAAACGACTCCGTGCATGGCATCGAGAAGCTGCGGCTCTCCCAGTACACGGTGGAGCGCTACCGCACCCTGGTCTCCAAGTCACAGCAGGAGACAG GCAATTACCCACGGCTGATATTACAGTTTGAACTGAGAAGAAATGTCCTTTACTTTATTTTGGAGACCTATGTTCCCTCCACTCTTCTTGTCATGTTGTCTTGGGTTTCTTTTTGGATCACACTGGACTCAGTGCCTGCAAGAACCTGCATTG GAGTTACAACAGTGCTTTCTATGACAACTCTGATGATTGGCTCACGAAGTTCACTTTCAAAAACCAACTGTTTCATTAAGGCCATTGATGTTTATCTTGGCATCTGCTTCAGTTTCGTCTTTGGTGCCCTTGTGGAATATGCAGTGGCTCACTATAGCTCATCACAGAAGAGTGCAGCTAAAGTACCACAAGAG GGGCCTGTAAATGAACTGTCTGATGAAATGGAAGAAGTTAACATCACCAACATCCTCAACAACTCCTTCACCAGCTATAAACAGAAAATCAGCTTCACAAGCATTGAAATTTCCAGCGATAATGTTAACTGCAGTGATTTGACCATGAAAAGTCATGAGAAAATCAAGTGTGTCTTGAGAAACAAAATGCACAGGATTATTGGTTTTTTCACAATTCAGAACCCCAGCAATGTGGACCATTACTCCAAattgcttttccctttgtttttcatggtGGTCAATGTATTTTATTGGGCTTATTATCTATATTTTTag